Genomic segment of Neofelis nebulosa isolate mNeoNeb1 chromosome 17, mNeoNeb1.pri, whole genome shotgun sequence:
ttaagcatctgactttggcccgggtcatgatcttgcagtctgtgagtttgagccccgcatagggctctgtgctgacagctcagagcctggagcctgctttggattctgtgtctccctctctctctcagcccctcccccgctcgtgttctgtcactatctctctctcaaagataaataaacattaaaaaaattttttttaaatctacccAAGGAAGTACCTTCAACAAATGGGATGGATCTTTAACAAATTAGTCACGCATCATCTGCCTGATTTGTACTCCAAGATGAGTATATAAACTCATGTCTAATGAGAGTTTCTCTTCCAGGGCTTTCCCTGGGctttgaagatgagaaaaagaatggtGAGTTTTCTTGCATACACTTGATCTGTTCCTGCATCCCAAGTTTTCTATCTGATCCTCTGAATTCTGGGAGGGCATTGGCAGTCATCACTTGGAAGATTCAGACTAACTCTGAATTCTTTCCAGAGACACTTACCAAACCCTACCTCAGTGCCTTGCCCAGCCCAGTGGTTGAACAGGGATGTAACGTGACCTTGAGGTGCCTGGGTCACCGCCACAATGTGACATTCATGCTGAGGAAGCTGCAGGACTCTGGGTACAGACAGGAGCAGAGATCTGCAGGATATGAGGCTGAATTCCTCCTCACTCACCTGGAGCCAAAGGATGCTGGGACGTACTTTTGCGCCTACAAGACAATGGACTCCCAGGAGTGGTCAGAGGAGAGTGAACACCTGCAGCTGGAGGTCACAGGTGAGAAAGGCAGCTTCAGGTTTTCCCTTGAGGCACATATTCCTTTTCCTGTGATGGAACCTGGCTGGGGAGAGAAGAGTCCAGGAAACAAAAAGACAGCTGTGACTGCTTGAGTGTAGAGAATTGGGGGAAGGCGGGAATGGGAACTGAATTTGGTGACCAGTTCTCATCAGAGATTCCGAATGGGTATCAATGAGGTGGGTGTGGAGGGTGTTTTAGAATATATGTattaacagaaaatttgaagTATGACCAAAGATGGAGATGTGATtgtcactggggaaaaaaaaagtgtttgttaGTTTCCAAGAGGGGGATGCCATGCAGGACCACACAGAGAAGCACCAGGGCTAgtcaggaagcagagggagggagaagatggGGCAGGAACCTTTACTGTGGTTTCTGTGGGAAGGAACAGGCTTAAGATTGGCTCTGGGGTATAGAGGCTGTCCCTGAGTGTCTCGTATCTGACCCTGGAGTCATTAGGGCAGGGGAATAGTGGTCCAGAGTGTGGGAGCCATAGAGGAGGTGGTCAAGAGTGTGAGTTCTGGATTGCTTGGGTTGCATTTGAGAGGCGTGCTTGAGGGAGAGCTGTCTTCTATCTCTAGGAAGTAGATACCCTGGGAGGGGAATATCTCCAGGGTCAGCAAGGTCCCAAAATGTCAAAGaatcaaatacagaaaataaaagacatggtTAATACAGAGATGGGTAAGAATGTCCCCAGGGAAACCCTGGTCCTTCCCTTTACCCCCGTTGCTTTGTACTCTTCAGGATCAATCCTAAAACCTTCCCTCTTACTCAGCATAGATCCCGAGACAATTCCAGGTCACAGTGTGAGACTCTGATTCCATACAGCAGAACCAAATGTATGGATATTGTTCTGCTGAAAACGGTGATGGCAGAGCCACTACAAgttgagaaaataagaaaatccaaACTGAGCATCGTGGCAGCATAAGACATCCCTCATTTTTGTACCAATCTTCCATGCCAACAACAGAAATGTGGCATCCATGCACAAACAAAAGTGCTTTTGTGGGAGTTGTGGGATCCGGCACCAAACACCAAGGGACCCAAGAGGAGTCTCACCCACCTGTGAGTTGAGTAGTAGGCAGACAGACCTCAGTACCAGCTGTGGAACCTGCAGGAGACTGTAAATTATTTCCAGGTCCTATTGGCCATGGTCTGGAAGCACCTGGAGATGTGATCAATAACTTATGGACAAGGGAACCTGTGTGGACATCTACaaaccaagactgaatcatgaagaaatagaaaatctgaacagatcaataaCAGAGAAGGAGAGTACCTCaaaaatcaaaaacctcccaatgaAGAAGAGCCCAGGACCAACCAGAAGGTTTCACTTATgaattccaccagacatttaaagaaaaaataatgcaaatccTTCTCAGAGTCTTCccaaaaatggaagaggagggaacactcctACTCTCATTTCATGAGGCCGGCATCAccgataccaaagccagacagtAACACTAAAAGAAAACTACGGAGCAATATAATATCCccgatgaacatagatgcagatattcccaacaaaacattagcaaccAAGTTCAACAGCACATTAAGGTTACACGTCATGGTTAAGTGGGATTTGTCCCTGTGGtataaggatggttcaacatatacAATCAATAAATGCGATAGACCACATTCGTGAATGAAGGACAGAAGTCATacgatcatctcagtagatgcagaaaaggtatttgacaaaatacaacatactttcaaaattaaaaactctccACAAGTGGGGTATAGAAGGAATACATCTCAACATAACAAAGGACATACGCAAGTCCACAGTTGGCATCATACTCGAAGGGGAAAGgtcaaaagcttttcctctaacatcagaaacaagacaaggatgtccactctcaccacttccattCAACGTAGCAATCGAGCAGTCAAACAAGACAAAGAAGTAAgaggcatccaaactggaaaggaagaagcagaaccgtctttatttgcagatgatgtaaTCTTACATATGGAAAACCCTAACGACCCAACCAAAAAAATGCTGGATCCTGAATGGTCAAAGAAATACGGAGAAAGAACAAAGTCGGGGGTATCACACATCCTAATTTCAGACTATACTGGAAAGCTACAGTAATCCAAATGGTacggtactggcataaaaatagacacatagaccagcaaaacaaaaccaagagcccAGAATTCAAGCCTCACATATACAATCAACTGACATTTGGTAGGGGAGCCAAAAATACTCAGTGGGGTGAGGGTAGTCTCTTCAGTAAacggtgttgggagaactggatgccagaagaatgaaattggacccctatcttacaccactcacaaaaatcaattcaaaacgTAGTagagacttaaacataagaccccACACCATAAAACCCCTCGAAGAAAACAGGGGAAAACTCCTTTGCTTAATCTTGGCAATGAGGTTTTCAGATATGacacaaaaagcattaaaaaggcaaaaataggggcgcctgggtggctcagtcagttgggcggccgacttcagctcaggtcatgatctcgcggtccgtgagggctgtgagtttgagccccgtgtcgggctctgtgctgacagctcagagcctggagcctgtttcagattctgtgtctccctctctctgaccctcccccattcatgctctgtctctctctgtctcaaaaataaatgttacaaaaaaaatttataaaaaaaaaatttttttttaaggcaaaaataaacaagtgggaaggcatcaagctaaaaagcttctgcgtgGCTAAAGAAATAGTCAACAAGATAAGAAAACTTAAccaaatgggagagaatatttgcaaaatgacagTGCCCTTGCCTGAGATAGGGAAGACTGGCAAGGAATAGGattggaaggggaggggggaattaGTGGggtcatataaatatttttgttattagaaATAATATCAAAACTCCAAGAATATTAGAAAGAGCAATCTCATATTCTGACCCTGGTTTGCGAACCCAGTGAGCATCCCAAGAGTGGGGAAGACATTCTCTGCTTCCCAAAGAAGGCATAGAGTCCGTAAGTGGGACATGAGGACATAGGACCCCAAGATCCCCACACaatcattgtgattttttttcttacctcctGTTTTCTAGATGACCGCAAAAAACGCAGAGCCCCTCCAGGGGGAAAAGGTAAGATAAATTGAAGAATGCTTTTCCAAATTATACCCACCTCATGAGACAggggatccttttttttttttttaattttttttcaacgttttttatttatttttgggacagagagagacatagcatgaacgggggggggggtgcagagagagagggagacacagagtcggaagcaggctccaggctccgagccatcagcccagagcctgacgcggggctcgaactcacggaccgcgagatcgtgacctggctgaagtcggacgcttaaccgactgcgccacccaggcgccccaacaggggATCCTTTTTGATTAAAAGGCACAAGAAGCATCTCGATGCATGATTTCTCAATGCGATTGGGAGGATGATTGCCTCTCTTGGGCAATGACTGCTGAGCTCCTCCTGGGTTCATAAAAATCTGATGAGTAAGACAGCACAAGGTGCATCGTTTGTCATTTTACATAATGAAAACACTATGGTGGAGTTTTGGGAAGAATGGGGATGAGCTTGTGTGTCTGGTTTGGGCAGCACGATCCCTATGCTGTGGAGTCCACGTGCTTTGGGAATATGTATGACCAAAGGACTTGCTAAAACTTCTaaattctcggggcacctgggtggctcagtcggttaagcggccgacttcggctcaggtcatgatctgctggtcagtgagttcaagccccgcgtcgggctctgtgctgacagctcagagcctggagcctgtttcagattctgtgtctccctctctctgaccctcccctgttcatgctctgtctctctctgtctcaaaaataaataaacattaaaaaaattattaaaaaaaaacttctaaattctCAAACACAGCTGAACATTCAGTTACTTTTCTCTGATGCTGCTTTTCCATGAAGAATTGGCTAAGATTCTATCCTCAGAGATGCCTGTAAAAGTTAGAGCTTTTGACATCTTTGGATGAAAACAGGAGCTCATCCAGATTTTAATGGccaaatatataatgtaaattgGCAACTAGGTGCttattcatctttaatttctgCAACTTGTAACCTCCCTATAAGCTACTCCAAAGAGCCAAAATTGTTCAGGGCTGTCATTAGAGTTGACACTGACataaccagctttttttttttttaaaggtatctcCCAAAATGTCCTTGCAAAATAAGTAATAGtctttgaaaatgtgtttattcAGGATTAGCAGACTTGGGAAATGATTTCTACTCCAGCTTTGGGACCATAATGCATGCCAGGAATGTCTTCTTGGAGAGATATGAAATCTGATAGCATCCAGGAGCATGAAAGGGTCAGAAATAGAGCAGGAAGGGCCAGGGATGGTGtcagaggggaaagaggaagagaaacggTGATTTCGGCTCTTgcgttattttctttctttttgattgataCATAACTCACACTCCCTAAATTCACCCTTTTGAAGGATATGACTCAGTGGCATTTTAGTATGTTTGCAAGGCTGTGCAGCCACAGCCACTATacaattccagaacattctcatcacccccAAATGAAATCGCCAGCCTGTTAAGCGATGTCTCCCCATCCCcatggtggacatttgggttgttcatACCTTTTTGGTATCGCAATAATTCTACCCTGAGCATTGGTGTGCACGTACCTGTTTGAGTCCCCGCTCCCAATTTTTCTTCGGTATCTACCCATGGGTAGAATTGGAAGGGCATATGTTAACtctacatttaactttttgagaaacggCCAAGTTATTTCCCAGCGTGGCcgccccattttacattcccaccagtaatgcaTGTGGGTTCCAAtatctccatatccttgccaacccttattttccttttatt
This window contains:
- the LOC131499084 gene encoding V-set and transmembrane domain-containing protein 1-like isoform X4 yields the protein MITEFLSLLCLGLSLGFEDEKKNETLTKPYLSALPSPVVEQGCNVTLRCLGHRHNVTFMLRKLQDSGYRQEQRSAGYEAEFLLTHLEPKDAGTYFCAYKTMDSQEWSEESEHLQLEVTDDRKKRRAPPGGKDLSHEESTKRTSHSKLPQQEAMDADSSDLERTSVSAERPPGSELC
- the LOC131499084 gene encoding V-set and transmembrane domain-containing protein 1-like isoform X2, yielding MITEFLSLLCLGLSLGFEDEKKNETLTKPYLSALPSPVVEQGCNVTLRCLGHRHNVTFMLRKLQDSGYRQEQRSAGYEAEFLLTHLEPKDAGTYFCAYKTMDSQEWSEESEHLQLEVTDDRKKRRAPPGGKATRSTIAATCSCLSILLLFLSVFLINRCTQHDLSHEESTKRTSHSKLPQQEAMGE
- the LOC131499084 gene encoding V-set and transmembrane domain-containing protein 1-like isoform X1; translation: MITEFLSLLCLGLSLGFEDEKKNETLTKPYLSALPSPVVEQGCNVTLRCLGHRHNVTFMLRKLQDSGYRQEQRSAGYEAEFLLTHLEPKDAGTYFCAYKTMDSQEWSEESEHLQLEVTDDRKKRRAPPGGKATRSTIAATCSCLSILLLFLSVFLINRCTQHDLSHEESTKRTSHSKLPQQEAMDADSSDLERTSVSAERPPGSELC
- the LOC131499084 gene encoding V-set and transmembrane domain-containing protein 1-like isoform X3, whose amino-acid sequence is MITEFLSLLCLGLSLGFEDEKKNETLTKPYLSALPSPVVEQGCNVTLRCLGHRHNVTFMLRKLQDSGYRQEQRSAGYEAEFLLTHLEPKDAGTYFCAYKTMDSQEWSEESEHLQLEVTDDRKKRRAPPGGKATRSTIAATCSCLSILLLFLSVFLINRCTQHDLSHEESTKRTSHSKLPQQEAMG